CATTATTTATAGATAAGTGACCACTCCCTTCAAAGTTTTTATTTTACATATCGCTCCAGTGAACTTTTAATATATTTGCCTTTCTTGTTTCACTAATCCTTGTAAAAAATTGCCACATGATTTTAGACAAAACCTATGATTTGATAAAAACTAAATACAAAGATCAAATTGAAAATTTAACAATCTCGGATATAAGAGTTGGGGTATTCCTTACAGCTATTCGCTTGTCCGATGGTAGTTGTGGCGTTGCCAGTACAGATATTGATACCAATCCACCGTGTAGCAAAAACAATCGTGATTTTGGCGATTTCACACCAACAAAAATTATAGGTCAAAGGGTAATTGATTTACTCGAAACAAATAAGAAATTAAAATTACTTGATTCAATGAGAGTTGCGGTGTTGAACGCAATATCTCTACAAATACTTTCTAAATCGAATTATAAAATACTTGAAAACATAGACCCTATAGATCTTATTGATTTAAAATCGCAGAAAACCATTACGCTTGTTGGTGGCTTTCATTCCTATATTCGCAGAATATCTGAAACGAGTAACAAGTTATATGTTTTGGAGTTGGACGAAAATGTGCTTACTGAAGAGCAAAAGCAATACTATGTTCCTGCAAAAGAATACACTAAAACTCTACCCATTTCCGATGTCATAATTATAACAGGCTTAACACTGGTAAACAACACAATAGATGGTTTGCTTTCTGCAATATCACCCAATACACAGGTAATTGTTGCTGGACCTTCAAGTAGTTTAATTCCAGATGTTTTATTCGAAAATAAGGTTAATATTATTGGTGCAACACGAATAACCGATCCTGGCTTATTATTTTCGATTGTTGGTGAGGCAGGTACTGGTTTTCATCTATTTAAATACTGCGCTCAAAAAATCTGTATTCTGGATGAAAAAAATTAGTGAACTAAATGAGAAGTGGATTAAAGCCTCAATTGTAGGAACTATTTGGGCTGCATCGGAGATTGTTCTAGGTAGTTTCCTACATAATTTGAAGATTCCATTTAGTGGAAATATACTGACAGCAATTGGTATTATCATTTTAATTTCCGTAAGTTATATCTGGACTGAAAAAGGAATATTTTGGCGTGCAGGAATAATTTGTGCTTTAATGAAAACCATGTCGCCAAGTGCCGTGATTTTTGGGCCAATAATTGCCATACTTTGTGAAGCAGCTTTACTCGAAATTTCTGTTAGAATATTTGGAAAAACAATAGCGGCCTATATACTTGGTGCTATGCTTGCCATGTCGTGGAATTTATTTCAAAAAATAGTAAACTTCATAATATTTTATGGTTTCAATATTGTAGATCTTTACACAAATTTACTAAAATACACTCAAAAGCAACTTGATATACATTCTGATATAGTTTGGTTGCCAATCTTGGTTTTATTACTAATTTATTGTATGCTAGGATTTATTGCAGCAATAATTGGAATTAGAGTGGGTAGAAAAATCTTAAAACAACCAGTAGAACATAGAACAGAAATCATTGCCAATAGAACTTTTGAGCCACTGAATAGACGGAATTTCGATTTCAATTATTCAATGATCTGGCTTTTTGTTGATATACTATTAATAATTGGCGCATTAACTTTATTGAATTATACACCTTATATATATTGGGGACTATTTATTGTAAGTACTGTTACACTTTGGGCATTTCGATATAAACGGGCGTTGCGTCAGTTATCCAAACCAAAATTCTGGATATTCTTTGTAATCATAACAATGATCACCGCTTTTGTTTTCACTAAAGTTCAATCCCATGAAAATAGTTTGATGCAAGGATTATTGATTGGACTTCAGATGAATTTCAGAGCGGTTATTATTATAGTTGGCTTTTCGGTTTTAGGAACCGAATTGTACAATCCTCGGATTCGTGATTTTTTCCTCAAAACATCATTTAAACAATTGCCTTTAGCCTTAGAACTTTCGCTCGAAAGTTTACCATCGATGATTGCGAATATTCCAGAATTTAAAACAATTGTTAAAAATCCTATATCTGTGATTTACCAAATCATTTCACAGGTTGATTTTAGGTTAGATGAAATAAAAAATAGAATACAGTTTAATCAAAAAGTATTTATTATCACTGGGTCAATAGGTCAGGGTAAAACTGCAATGGTGCAAAAGGTTATTGAGGTATTTAAAGAAAAGGGTATTGCCATGGGTGGCATTTATTCCCCAAGGGTAATGGAAAATAATACCACCATTGGCTATAATATTATTGATATCGCAACTTGCGATAACGAGGAATTTTTAAGGCTCAAAGTCAACGAAAGCGTTATGGAAATTGGACGATTTAGAGTTCTCTCGAAAGGTTTGCAGAAAGGCTCGGACATCATAAAATCATCGAATAACAGGAATAATAAAATTGTTGTTATTGATGAGGTTGGAAATTTGGAGTGTGAAAACCAAGGTTGGGCAACAAGTATCCAAGATTTGATTGATAGATCAAATACTCATTTATTACTCGTTGTTCGTGATAGTATTGCAGAAAAAGTGATTCAAAAATGGAATTTTAAACAACCTTTTGTATTTAACATCTCTAAATACGATCATCTGGAAATCAGTAATTTAATTTTAGAACAGCTCACTTAATTATATTGATATAGAGATAAGTTTTTAATTACTTCGTTGTATAATCCTTAATATCTTTTAATTGAATAATATTGTAAAAAAAACCCTTCGAATTACTGAAGGGTTTTTTTATATATGTATATGAAGAACCTAGTTAAGTATGTAAGCTTCTTGCCACCATGTAGTTTCATAACCGTAAGCTATCCAGCCAAAACCTGCTGATGACCAGCCAGTTCCCCATGAATTCATGAATTTGAAAGCACCAATTGCATCATCATAACCAACAACGCAATAGCAATGTCCGCCTAAAGAACCTCCAACGAAGGTAGTAAGAACGGCGCCATTAGCTAAATACATAAATCCACTACTTACAGGACCTGCAACTATAACTGGTTTTCCAGCAGCCAATTGGGCTTTAATTGCGGTAGTAGTGCGAGAAACAGTGCTATAGCTCGCAATTTTATAATTTGCAGCGTCAGCCTTTTGGGTTGTATTAGGCTTTGTTGTACAGCTAACATCGGTATATGGCATTAAAGACCATCTGCAAACACCTTGCGATTTCAACAAATTCAAAGCTGTGGTTACATAAGCACCTGATGCACATGATCTCTTAACCTTAATTTGGTTGTAAACGTACTCAGGGCTGAAAATATTTACGCTGTAACTCCATGCAGCTGGGTGTCCTGTTTGCCAAAAAATGCTACGGGCATCATAGGTAGTTCCAAATGCAACGCATGAACCTTCACCACCTTGATCACCAATGGGAGGTACATTTAGCATCACTGCGGCTTTTGTAACAACACCTTCTAACTCTTTAGCTACTGGGATTTTAGCGTATTCATCAGCTGGTAAAAGATTGCAACCTAATGCATGAAGAGTACTTACTTCTTGATCATTAGTAAGCTTAACATCCGAAGATTTTTGGCAGGAGTTCATCATAAAACCCCACATTCCAATAATTAGTAGAACTGCAAATGATTTTTTCATTTTCTGTTTAGTTTTAAGTTAAAGTATATTACTTAACGTTAAGCAGATGCAATTTCTATTTTATTTTAATCCAAGTCAATTATTTTTAAACATTTTTAATATTTATTCTGGATTAGGTATATAAAAAGTATTGGGATTTAAGTATTAAATTTAAGTCCTTGTGCTAGAGGAAGATCGTTACCATAGTTGATATTTACAGTTTGTCTGCGCATATATTGTTTCCAGGAATCAGAACCTGATTCTCTACCACCCCCGGTTTCCTTTTCACCACCAAAAGCACCACCAATCTCAGCACCAGAAGTGCTCGTATTTACGTTGGCAATTCCGCAATCAGAACCACCTTCCGATAGCCATCGTTCCATCTCCATCATGTTAGTAGTAAATAGGGTAGATGATAAACCTTGTGGTACATCATTATTAGTAGCAATAGCATCTTCAAATGACTTAACCTTAATAAGATAAAGGATTGGGGCGAATGTCTCCTCTTGAACAATCTTGAAACGATTATCTGCTTCAATAATAGTGGGAGCGACAAATGTTTGGTTTTCGAAACCTTTACCTGAAATAATTTTTTTTCCGCAAATCAATTTTCCACCTTCCTGTATCGCATCATTAATTGCACTTATATATGCTAAAACAGCCGATTTATCAATCATAGGCCCAATTAAAGTTGCAGGATCAAGCGGATTTCCAATGCGTTTTTCGAATTGAGCGTAAGCTTTGGTTAGCCGATTTTTAACTTCATCGTATATTTTTTCATGAACAATAACCCTTCGGGTAGATGTACATCGCTGTCCCGCAGTTCCAATTGCCCCAAAAACGATAGAGGGAATTGCAAGATCGATATTTGCCGAAGGCATTATAATTGCTGCATTGTTTCCGCCTAATTCAAGTATTGTTCTACCGAATCTTTTACCTACAATCTCGGCAACATGTTGACCCACTTTTGTTGAACCCGTTACCGAGAGTAAGGGGATGCGCTTATCTTCTAGGAAATTATCACCAAGAACAGAACT
This region of Bacteroidales bacterium genomic DNA includes:
- a CDS encoding C1 family peptidase; the encoded protein is MKKSFAVLLIIGMWGFMMNSCQKSSDVKLTNDQEVSTLHALGCNLLPADEYAKIPVAKELEGVVTKAAVMLNVPPIGDQGGEGSCVAFGTTYDARSIFWQTGHPAAWSYSVNIFSPEYVYNQIKVKRSCASGAYVTTALNLLKSQGVCRWSLMPYTDVSCTTKPNTTQKADAANYKIASYSTVSRTTTAIKAQLAAGKPVIVAGPVSSGFMYLANGAVLTTFVGGSLGGHCYCVVGYDDAIGAFKFMNSWGTGWSSAGFGWIAYGYETTWWQEAYILN
- a CDS encoding DUF364 domain-containing protein translates to MILDKTYDLIKTKYKDQIENLTISDIRVGVFLTAIRLSDGSCGVASTDIDTNPPCSKNNRDFGDFTPTKIIGQRVIDLLETNKKLKLLDSMRVAVLNAISLQILSKSNYKILENIDPIDLIDLKSQKTITLVGGFHSYIRRISETSNKLYVLELDENVLTEEQKQYYVPAKEYTKTLPISDVIIITGLTLVNNTIDGLLSAISPNTQVIVAGPSSSLIPDVLFENKVNIIGATRITDPGLLFSIVGEAGTGFHLFKYCAQKICILDEKN
- a CDS encoding aldehyde dehydrogenase family protein; translation: MDKIINNTLHNLGIKKTNLGLSTGAKWIETRGSLLSSENPATGEIIAEVKTASIEDYELMISNANLIFKEWRHWPAPQRGEVVRQIGIKLREHKEDLGRLISIEVGKILQEGMGEVQEMIDICDFAVGQSRLMNGIMLRSERTNHKMYDQYHPLGVVGIVTSFNFPIAVWAWNTMLAVIGGNVVVWKPSSKTPLTAIAVHKIIADVLVANNVPEGVLNLIIAKSSVLGDNFLEDKRIPLLSVTGSTKVGQHVAEIVGKRFGRTILELGGNNAAIIMPSANIDLAIPSIVFGAIGTAGQRCTSTRRVIVHEKIYDEVKNRLTKAYAQFEKRIGNPLDPATLIGPMIDKSAVLAYISAINDAIQEGGKLICGKKIISGKGFENQTFVAPTIIEADNRFKIVQEETFAPILYLIKVKSFEDAIATNNDVPQGLSSTLFTTNMMEMERWLSEGGSDCGIANVNTSTSGAEIGGAFGGEKETGGGRESGSDSWKQYMRRQTVNINYGNDLPLAQGLKFNT